The following are from one region of the Lepeophtheirus salmonis chromosome 8, UVic_Lsal_1.4, whole genome shotgun sequence genome:
- the LOC121122399 gene encoding CDK5 regulatory subunit-associated protein 3, giving the protein MVTMNEEDLPIDIQIKKLLDWLISRRICSKSWHDDVLEIRGKISSAILDMPEHPTVKNLLSGARINYFIVLEIIDILKETEKDSKNFLGMYGSKRMKDWKDISSVYTKENVHLAEASQFLIQTLVYDIPALKKRLNKCLAQSQELEKSEADSLKRSNELINEFVKSTKSLGLILEEGDCKKSSIKRAIIKLLEDLPATYNELAKSSSSLRSACDYYEKFVHKTIDDKVVPCSLLQYLIEHGNVTTYQWVHGEPPISVEDPTMDFGMEKDEKEDNSSIDYEEDGDNEIDFGEYGEIDLGEGENGKIDWGNFDSEEELGESSQEINWDDVITADNIVVEEGGIDGGIARNEEALSLLDNRRTRILLLDELSELECFLQQRLIDLKNCRGTMGLSLDVGSDTSEDPSSIEKSITHVRSLISNLTNGKMHHLQSIRSSPKYVDRIVDNLRSKISLSEKMISKAKLAVSQREDALEESREAKKNIDIIAEQTKILQNNITSDISKRYKNRKVNIMGGIQSVC; this is encoded by the exons ATGGTCACTATGAACGAGGAGGATTTACCGAttgatattcaaataaaaaaactgcttGATTGGCTAATTAGTCGACGGATTTGTTCCAAAAGTTGGCATGATGACGTATTAGAG ATTCGAGGAAAAATAAGCTCTGCAATTTTGGATATGCCAGAACATCCCACTGTCAAGAACCTTCTCTCTGGAGCAAggattaattactttattgtcCTTGAAatcattgatatattaaaag AGACTGAGAAGGACAGTAAGAATTTCCTTGGGATGTATGGCTCTAAGCGTATGAAGGATTGGAAGGACATTTCTAGTGTTTACACAAAAGAAAACGTTCATTTAGCTGAGGCGAGTCAATTTCTAATTCAAACCCTTGTCTATGACATACCCGCTCTAAAAAAACGACTAAATAAATGTTTAGCTCAATCCCAGGAGTTGGAGAAAAGTGAGGCTGACTCCCTCAAGCGTAGCAATGAGCTCATCAATGAATTTGTCAAGTCCACAAAGAGTCTTGGACTCATTCTAGAGGAAGGTGATTGCAAGAAATCCTCAATTAAAAGAgccattattaaattattggagGATCTTCCTGCTACTTACAATGAGTTGGCTAAATCCTCATCTTCCCTGCGCAGTGCTTgtgattattatgaaaaatttgttcataaaacaATTGATGATAAAGTTGTTCCTTGCTCCTTGCTTCAGTATCTTATTGAGCACGGGAATGTAACGACTTATCAGTGGGTTCATGGAGAGCCTCCCATCTCTGTTGAGGATCCAACCATGGATTTTGGAATGGAAAAAGATGAGAAGGAAGATAATTCATCCATTGATTACGAAGAGGATGGTGATAATGAAATTGACTTTGGTGAATATGGAGAAATAGACTTAGGTGAGGGTGAAAATGGAAAAATCGACTGGGGAAACTTTGACAGTGAAGAAGAATTGGGTGAATCCTCCCAGGAAATTAACTGGGATGATGTAATCACAGCGGATAATATTGTTGTGGAAGAAGGAGGAATTGATGGGGGAATCGCACGGAATGAGGAGGCATTGAGTCTTCTAGATAATCGTCGTACAAGAATCCTTTTACTAGATGAGCTTTCCGAATTAGAGTGTTTCCTTCAGCAACGACTTATAGATTTGAAGAACTGCCGTGGCACTATGGGTCTATCTCTTGATGTGGGAAGCGATACCTCAGAGGATCCAAGTTCCATTGAGAAATCCATTACTCATGTAAGATCACTGATTAGCAATCTGACAAACGGTAAAATGCATCACCTTCAGTCCATACGAAGCTCGCCTAAATATGTGGATCGCATTGTGGATAATCTACGATCCAAAATCAGTTTATCGGAGAAAATGATAAGTAAAGCTAAACTTGCAGTCTCTCAGCGTGAGGATGCTCTTGAAGAGAGTCGTGAGGCTAAAAAGAATATAGATATCATTGCagaacaaacaaaaatcctacAGAACAATATCACGAGTGACATTTCCAAGAGATATAAAAATCGAAAGGTGAACATCATGGGAGGAATTCAATCAGtttgttaa
- the LOC121122358 gene encoding protein Star, which produces MAMPFSILLLIITLHFDFTLGLTEEIETFGTLNPSLNQLDQEDPFLINILKDKYIVKPPSPETPYNLSYPPDDFPIKYMSGQFRQPVIVNSILKNKKNGFFVEAGAADGQMFTNTLLFELFHKWTGLLVEPNPDFYESLSYKHRRAYTFPQCLSTKTTPEIVSFDASGLIGGIIEPDKIKPGDIDRPPDLNRRWYHRRTIKVQCFPFYSILMAIGNPRIDYFSLDIEGAEMPVLRTLPWDKVDIGIIDIEVNHMGKVFNGSVSDLTEYMDSVGYKHIETAGIDYLFRKKSEIKKKKRKKKNRSNEL; this is translated from the exons ATGGCAATGCCTTTTTCAATACTTCTCCTGataataactttacattttgATTTTACTTTGGGATTAACTGAAGAAATCGAAACATTTGGCACTCTAAATCCCTCTTTAAATCAACTAGATCAAGAGGATCCCTTtctgattaatatattaaaagataagtATATTGTGAAACCTCCATCTCCAGAGACTCCGTACAATTTATCATACCCTCCAGATGATTTTCCTATTAAGTATATGAGTGGACAATTTCGACAGCCTGTGATTGTTAACAGCATTTTAAA GAATAAGAAAAATGGATTCTTTGTTGAGGCTGGAGCTGCAGATGGACAAATGTTCACAAATACTCTCTTGTTTGAACTCTTTCACAAA tgGACAGGTTTGTTGGTGGAACCCAATCCAGACTTTTATGAGTCACTCTCATATAAACATCGGAGAGCCTATACTTTTCCTCAATGCCTATCAACTAAAACTACACCTGAAATTGTTTCGTTTGATGCATCAGGACTGATCGGAGGAATCATCGAACCAG ataaaattaaaCCTGGGGATATTGATAGACCACCGGATTTAAATCGAAGATGGTATCATAGGAGAACGATTAAGGTCCAGTGTTTCCCTTTTTACTCCATACTTATGGCTATAGGAAATCCAAGAATTGATTACTTTAGTTTGGATATAGAAGGAGCAGAAATGCCAGTACTCAGAACACTGCCTTGGGATAAG GTGGATATTGGAATTATTGATATCGAAGTCAATCATATGGGAAAGGTTTTCAACGGATCTGTATCGGATTTGACGGAATATATGGACAGTGTAGGGTATAAACATATTGAAACGGCAGGGATTGATTACCTATTCCGTAAGAAATccgaaataaaaaagaaaaaacgcaaaaagaaaaacagatcaAACGAATTGTag
- the LOC121122359 gene encoding uncharacterized protein, producing the protein MAIEWKNLKTPNGYLKIAEIILAYIIMILASTGGWGYYIDELLQFGGPSSTLFALGTIFSFCFILPGIMISYVLGSTFTVLEEYFTGLGAIFSMIVGAITLNRFSYIFGRSHDFGIAVGCLSILLSLILLADFLIGVKKANISLLQSQNEDES; encoded by the exons ATGGCAATTGAATGGAAAAACTTGAAAACTCCTAATGGATACCTCAAAATTGCAGAGATC ATATTAGCCTACATCATTATGATATTGGCTAGCACTGGTGGATGGGGATACTACATCGATGAATTGCTTCAATTTGGAGGACCTAGCTCGACTCTTTTCGCATTAGGaactattttttccttttgtttcattttaccCGGAATAATGATCAGCTATGTCCTTGGCTCTACCTTCACTGTTCTC GAGGAATATTTCACAGGCCTAGGAGCCATATTTTCCATGATTGTTGGAGCTATCACACTCAATAGATTTTCCTATATCTTTGGCCGATCTCATGATTTTGGAATTGCTGTTGGTTGTTTATCCATTCTGTTGAGTCTCATTTTACTTGCAGACTTCCTTATCGGAGTTAAGAAGGCAAACATTTCTCTTCTACAAAGTCAAAACGAGGATGAGAGTTAA
- the Elp4 gene encoding elongator complex protein 4 produces the protein MSIDKNKVPGVKVIPAHQQFLISSGTKIINELVHQESGVPVGTIFLVREFGGSLQYSSLLLKYFISQGIHDDHQVFLADPCDAEKTFRTIPSFTDSLPENQVKNEPTESQDLLIAWRYKNLPSKDPPKSSGPITFDVKTSIPKETLEGRTFSFIPPSQGSDSVYISLLKEIYNVLNDPSSPYKFTSSKEDERPISVLRIVINDFGSLLYGSKDSEDLKRFIISLKSLCRNYLCVVGMQIKGRDETLFESIKDHIDSVIDVRAFEEDSAYKKLFKKYHGLMQLERSDNLHRLHLNPKINSVYLFKSLRNGFAMELMSLPPDLDVQNSNESSKNNALSCQSIDF, from the exons ATGtcaatagacaaaaataaagtcCCCGGGGTCAAAGTCATCCCTGCTCATCAACAATTCCTCATATCCTCCGGAACAAAAATCATCAATGAATTGGTTCACCAGGAATCGGGAGTCCCCGTTGGAACGATCTTTCTTGTACGAGAGTTTGGAG GTTCTTTACAGTATTCATCCCTGCTTTTAAAGTACTTCATTTCGCAAGGAATCCATGATGATCACCAGGTTTTCCTTGCTGATCCCTGTGATGCAGAAAAAACATTCAGGACTATTCCTAGCTTTACTGATTCCCTGCCTGAGAACCAAGTCAAAAATGAACCAACGGAGTCACAAGATTTACTCATTGCTTGGCGTTACAAGAACTTACCAAGCAAGGATCCTCCAAAATCATCTGGTCCAATTACTTTTGATGTAAAAACATCAATTCCAAAGGAAACTCTGGAGGGACGCACTTTCTCATTTATTCCTCCTAGTCAAGGCAGTGATTCCGTTTACATCtctttattaaaagaaatctaCAATGTTCTCAACGATCCATCTTCCCCATATAAATTTACATCTTCTAAGGAGGATGAAAGACCCATATCAGTTCTTCGAATCGTCATTAATGACTTTGGATCGCTTTTGTATGGTTCTAAGGACTCTGAGGATTTAAAACGCTTCATCATTTCCCTTAAATCCCTCTGTCGGAATTATTTGTGTGTTGTGGGAATGCAGATAAAAGGTAGGGATGAGACTCTCTTCGAGTCAATAAAGGATCACATTGACTCCGTGATTGATGTTAGAGCCTTTGAAGAAGACAGTGCTTAtaagaaacttttcaaaaaatatcatgggTTGATGCAACTTGAGAGATCTGATAATTTACATAGACTCCATCTCAACCCTAAAATCAACTCTGTCTATCTATTTAAGTCCCTACGAAATGGATTCGCTATGGAATTAATGAGTCTACCTCCTGACTTGGATGTTCAGAACTCGAATGAGTCTTCGAAAAATAATGCATTGAGTTGTCAGAGCATTGATTTCTAA
- the LOC121122848 gene encoding zinc finger Y-chromosomal protein, with protein sequence MSESATELLVKCCSCESIFSDLNELYKHVREDCDLETALNNNSTPLNTQNKLIELDSQLNFEKRIFICRYCDKKFNRRYDHDEHVRSHTGEKPFECEICSKGFSQRSNYRRHMKTHKVLPFPVTKVPIVPLVLNSPESQSEDYIENNINVVLVNGFQCQFCEVLFSDFSSYRSHLVTHSNLKHYKCIHNPCEHTFERLKDYLNHLSSEHKEVDNNVNIKEGTNFKCSQCKAKFKTRKGFQNHLQTTSHELKCQICEKGFNSEINLRRHLREHRSPSTKYPCNVCGNVFRSLFYLKSHLLIHTGELPFHCDLCPAKFNRRDKLKRHELIHLDKRYNCPFALNCKKSFVRIDKLKDHLLHHVNENDLSCNECLGTFASFTSLKKHIHQDHTNEGKLKCPECDQTFSMAKSYQSHVQKTHGMIKCAMMIDFVQESEDPSELIIYVPVDEKSGDVLSVKDINLLISDNTAQDSIIEPFNIVSEPIPQAKFPEKIDNIFSYEDSVLNLLESSLDTNLFP encoded by the exons ATGAGTGAATCTGCAACAGAGTTGCTCGTAAAATGTTGTTCATGTGAATCCATATTCAGTGATTTGAATGAACTCTACAAACATGTAAGAGAGGATTGTGATCTTGAAACGGCgttgaataataatagtacacCACTCAATACTCAAAATAAACTTATTGAGTTGGACTCacaactcaattttgaaaagaggATTTTCATATGTCGATACtgtgataaaaaattcaatagaaGATATGATCATGATGAACACGTTCGTTCTCATACGGGTGAAAAACCTTTCGAGTGTGAGATTTGCTCCAAAGGGTTTTCACAAAGATCTAACTATAGACGACACATGAAAACACATAAAGTATTACCCTTTCCAGTCACCAAGGTTCCAATTGTTCCCCTGGTTTTGAATTCACCTGAAAGTCAATCTGAGGATTATATTGAGAACAATATCAATGTGGTTCTTGTCAATGGTTTTCAATGCCAGTTCTGTGAAGTacttttttcagatttttcaTCCTATAGATCCCATCTCGTAACACACTCAAatctaaaacattataaatgtattcataATCCTTGTGAACACACTTTCGAGAGACTGAAagattatttaaatcatttgtcTTCGGAACATAAAGAAGTGGATAATAATGTGAATATAAAAGAGGGAACAAACTTTAAATGCAGTCAGTGCAAAGCCAAATTCAAGACTCGGAAAGGATTTCAAAATCATTTGCAGACGACTAGTCATGAATTAAAATGCCAGATCTGTGAAAAGGGTTTCAATAGTGAGATCAACCTGAGACGTCACCTGAGAGAACATCGATCTCCCAGTACAAAATACCCTTGTAATGTTTGTGGAAACGTCTTTCGttctctattttatttaaagtcgCATCTCCTCATACATACAGGAGAGCTTCCTTTCCATTGCGATCTCTGTCCCGCCAAATTCAATCGTAGGGATAAGTTGAAAAGACATGAACTGATTCATTTAGACAAAAGGTATAATTGTCCATTTGctctaaattgtaaaaaatcatttgttagaATTGATAAACTCAAGGATCATTTGCTTCATCACGtcaatgaaaatgatttatccTGCAATGAGTGTCTTGGAACATTTGCCTCAttcacttctttaaaaaaacacattcatcAAGATCATACAaatgaaggaaaattaaaatgtcCCGAATGCGATCAAACTTTTTCCATG gccAAATCCTATCAAAGTcatgttcaaaaaactcatgGAATGATTAAATGTGCAATGATGAttgattttgttcaagaatCAGAGGATCCCTCGGAATTGATTATTTATGTCCCTGTTGACGAAAAAAGTGGGGATGTCTTATCTgttaaagatattaatttattgatatcgGATAATACTGCTCAAGATAGTATAATTGAACCATTTAATATAGTTTCTGAGCCTATTCCACAGGCGAAATTTcctgaaaaaattgataatattttttcgtatGAAGACAGTGTATTAAATCTACTCGAGAGCTCATTAGATACCAATCTTTTTCCTTAG
- the Lst8 gene encoding target of rapamycin complex subunit lst8 produces the protein MSMPAKVDYPPSPPPPKTPSFQKEDEEENPVGDPVPPTPTKTEIHEIQTSDVILATAGYDDTIKLWEAHTGKLLRTLNHPCNYVTALEISPDGGLLVAGGHQCIKIYHTNNTNDVLLEYPKLKKNVMDVGFHEEGKWMYIAGEDGTIQIWDIRALDNVRYPLLHTIKAPATTVQLHPNQQELIIGDALGNVHIWNLRADKSETFTPATESVINDISVNPSGTHLAFVNNTGNCFVIPLKEAPKESKNPIRTGICDDEKTEIQAHKKYALRCKFSPDGKILATTSADQTSKLWNTDDYSLKKELKVDNQRWVWDLAFSLDSQYLFTASSDNLARLWSLEKGKVVREYTGHQNALTCLAFRDVKAES, from the exons ATGTCAATGCCCGCCAAGGTAGACTATCCACCATCCCCTCCCCCTCCAAAAACTCCTTCTTTTCAAAAGGAAGACGAGGAAGAGAATCCTGTAGGAGACCCTGTTCCTCCAACTCCAACCAAAACAGAAATCCACGAAATTCAGACCAGTGATGTAATACTTGCCACGGCAGGATATGACGATACAATCAAACTTTGGGAAGCACATACGGGAAAACTTCTTAGGACTTTAAATCATCCATGCAACTACGTCACAGCTCTAGAGATTTCCCCCGATGGAGGCCTCCTTGTTGCGGGGGGTCATCAATGTATTAAGATATATCACACTAACAATACAAATGACGTGCTACTCGAATATCCcaagcttaaaaaaaatgtcatggaTGTGGGATTCCATGAGGAAGGTAAATGGATGTATATTGCTGGTGAGGATGGAACCATTCAGATATGGGATATAAGAGCCCTAGATAATGTTCGATATCCTTTACTTCACACGATCAAAGCCCCTGCTACAACAGTACAACTGCATCCAAATCAACAAGAACTCATCATTGGTGACGCCCTTGGTAATGTTCATATCTGGAATCTTAGAGCTGACAAATCTGAGACATTCACTCCAGCAACTGAGTCTGTTATTAATGACATTTCTGTTAATCCAAGTGGAACACATTTGGCCTTTGTGAACAATACTGGTAACTGTTTCGTCATACCTCTCAAGGAGGCTCCCAAAGAGTCTAAGAACCCTATAAGAACGGGGATATGTGACGACGAAAAAACTGAAATTCAGGCTCATAAGAAATATGCGCTGAGATGTAAATTTAGTCCTGATGGGAAAATCCTAGCTACTACTTCTGCCGATCAAACCTCTAAACTTTGGAATACTGATGATTATAGTCTCAAAAAG gAACTGAAAGTGGATAATCAGAGATGGGTTTGGGACCTGGCCTTTTCATTAGATTCCCAGTATTTGTTCACCGCTTCATCAGATAATTTAGCAAGATTGTGGTCCTTGGAAAAGGGTAAAGTTGTTCGAGAGTACACTGGTCATCAAAATGCTCTCACCTGTTTAGCCTTTCGAGACGTTAAAGCGGAATCATAA
- the LOC121122849 gene encoding NADH dehydrogenase [ubiquinone] 1 alpha subcomplex assembly factor 4: MGGVASRVKGHIWTRNVQRFNIESRTHKLLDKEKPTPAPKYSVDTQYLKDLRKSEPHISKELGSIDFELSQRLKEVYVTSKDPHPDAYTLDRHVKEQNPNRPLPARVPLNFHPSKPTKNAPKEIQDGRLTLREISDLLMDYKSHSSIQELKEKYNTDRDIRNLVHYYKIFEKYSKQDEVPKEPQDPLLPGPDWETKKDP, encoded by the exons ATGGGTGGAGTTGCTTCCAGAGTAAAGGGGCACATTTGGACTCGTAACGTGCAGCGCTTCAACATTGAGTCTCGTACTCACAAACTACTCGATAAGGAAAAACCCACACCTGCACCTAAATATTCAGTAGATACTCAGTATTTGAAGGATTTACGCAAAAGTGAGCCACATATAAGCAAAGAGCTTGGCTCTATTGATTTTGAGCTTTCCCAACGACTCAAAGAA gtTTACGTGACCTCTAAGGATCCTCATCCTGACGCTTATACTCTGGATCGTCATGTAAAAGAGCAGAATCCGAACCGACCACTTCCTGCACGGGTTCCTCTTAATTTCCACCCTTCCAAACCTACTAAGAATGCACCCAAGGAAATACAGGATGGGAGACTCACTCTCAGGGAAATTTCGGATCTCTTAATGGATTATAAGTCCCATTCATCGATTCAAGAACTGAAAGAAAAGTATAATACGGATAGAGATATTCGAAACCTGGttcattactataaaatatttgaaaaatactcgaAGCAGGACGAAGTTCCTAAAGAGCCTCAAGATCCCTTATTGCCAGGACCTGACTGGGAAACCAAGAAAGACCCTTAA